In Microbulbifer salipaludis, a genomic segment contains:
- a CDS encoding DUF411 domain-containing protein, whose protein sequence is MKQNIFLRSLAISALLALTACAKADHDHDHDHDMSEDSADVAAVAPIVSTLTTYKSATCGCCKLWVEHAADNSFEVDAQNVSDLNAVKDKYQIAAEFQSCHTSVSPNGYVFEGHIPAKLIRQFLQNPPAGARGLAVPAMPLGSPGMEMGDRFTPYKVLQLNKDGSTTVYASIDRFEQQH, encoded by the coding sequence ATGAAACAGAATATTTTTCTGCGCAGCCTGGCCATTTCCGCACTGCTCGCATTGACCGCCTGCGCCAAAGCCGATCACGACCACGACCACGACCACGATATGAGCGAAGATAGCGCTGATGTCGCGGCCGTCGCCCCCATCGTCTCTACACTGACCACCTATAAAAGTGCCACTTGCGGCTGCTGTAAATTGTGGGTGGAACACGCCGCCGACAACAGCTTCGAAGTCGACGCACAGAACGTTTCTGACCTGAATGCCGTCAAGGACAAGTACCAGATTGCCGCGGAGTTCCAATCCTGCCACACCAGTGTGTCGCCGAACGGCTATGTTTTCGAAGGGCATATCCCGGCGAAACTGATTCGCCAATTCCTGCAAAACCCGCCCGCGGGTGCCCGTGGCCTGGCGGTACCCGCCATGCCACTAGGCAGCCCCGGCATGGAAATGGGCGACCGCTTCACCCCCTACAAGGTGCTACAGCTCAATAAAGATGGCAGCACCACTGTATATGCGAGCATCGATCGTTTTGAACAACAACACTGA
- a CDS encoding c-type cytochrome — protein MTALKTLLLTILIVAAGLLTFVYSGSYPMGADVPHTKFTHWLLETLREKSIARASRNVQLPELKDPELLLSGGADYNDMCAGCHLKPGVTESDFSLGLYPAPPDLTKPGSGDPQQRVRRQFWIIKHGIKASGMPAWGPTHDDGRIWAMVAFLQKLPDLTPQQYQIITARDEEDSGHH, from the coding sequence TTGACAGCACTAAAGACACTGCTACTCACAATTCTAATTGTAGCCGCTGGACTACTAACGTTCGTCTACTCCGGCAGCTACCCCATGGGCGCCGACGTACCGCACACCAAATTCACCCACTGGCTGCTGGAGACTCTGCGCGAGAAGTCCATCGCACGCGCATCACGGAACGTGCAGCTACCGGAACTCAAGGACCCGGAACTGCTGCTTTCAGGCGGCGCCGACTACAACGACATGTGTGCGGGCTGCCACCTGAAACCGGGTGTGACAGAGAGTGATTTCAGTCTCGGTCTCTACCCGGCACCGCCTGACCTCACCAAGCCGGGAAGCGGCGACCCGCAACAACGCGTGCGCCGACAATTCTGGATCATCAAGCACGGCATCAAGGCCTCCGGTATGCCCGCCTGGGGCCCCACGCACGACGACGGGCGCATCTGGGCTATGGTGGCATTCTTGCAGAAGCTTCCTGACTTGACGCCACAGCAATACCAGATCATTACTGCACGCGATGAAGAAGATTCAGGTCATCACTGA
- a CDS encoding TonB-dependent receptor domain-containing protein, with the protein MNATSFRLTRTPLFIALATVAAGFTSTASAQQAGETAQKQIEEVNVTGTRIKRADIEGVGPVTVLDEASIEATGSSSLEVLLQSLPSAAGFGGNQTNAYWTSNGYGTAQINLRGLGTNRTLVMVNGRRVVNGGTGANSSVDLSMIPMSLVSSIEVLKDGASATYGADAVAGVVNLITKKEFDGLEIEGKYGQTALGDGEETVLDLTWGVSGDRGNLMVNMSYQDNQASPLDARVPCPLNDDSECSGSSSTIGGRATLPAGAVLADGTVLTENTRINFNQDPNGDGDFYERYDGLKHGFNYNPYFNAVQPIKRFSFTTLGNYEISESATLFTELMYTNRQSGQPASPGSLADIAYSADHPTNPTGSDFVLERRRLLENGARDFYQEVDTWRVVTGIEGDINDNWGYDVALNWGRNTATDGIANNINMQRVGETLDTNLCGMNGIPCGDYLGYGDVTQEVLDYIVFSQEGTGGNEQKSVSANINGSLMELPAGTLGFAAGVEWREDSGWRQPDSLVQAGYALGNQEDPISGSTESREVYAEILVPLLADMPLVQSLDMDLAVRYSDYDLFEGEDTYKAGLNWQVNDMLKVRGTMTTAFRVPNIPELFGGVSEGNLTTTDPCSDYASLDPSSTLHQNCRAAGVPLNYSQLGTTILTDRGGNPDLTPESAETFTLGVVLQPLDGLSLTVDYFDIEIDDAIREVSGSTKLAMCYESAGLSHAFCAPNQHTRNPVNGDVNYLSTQKFNTGNEMMQGIDFGALYDFDMFGLSHTADFKASYLKEYETTAFDGDEPFVLDGFIGSGNGGFPHWRANASLTTRGNQWSSTYSVRMIGEGDDFNADSGIGSSMPNIFYHNVQFNYDMNDALRMSVGIDNLFDQEAPRVASWTDGNTDTMTYDLAGMRSYLRMTYRFD; encoded by the coding sequence ATGAACGCAACAAGCTTCAGACTGACCAGAACCCCGCTTTTTATCGCCCTCGCCACGGTGGCCGCGGGTTTCACCTCCACGGCTTCTGCCCAGCAAGCGGGTGAAACCGCGCAAAAACAAATTGAAGAAGTGAATGTCACCGGTACCCGCATCAAGCGCGCCGACATTGAAGGCGTGGGCCCGGTCACCGTACTCGATGAAGCCTCAATTGAAGCCACCGGCTCCAGCTCCCTGGAAGTGCTGCTGCAATCGCTGCCGTCCGCAGCGGGCTTCGGCGGCAACCAGACCAACGCCTACTGGACCTCCAACGGTTACGGCACTGCCCAGATCAACCTGCGCGGCCTCGGCACCAACCGCACCCTAGTGATGGTCAACGGCCGCCGCGTGGTAAATGGCGGTACCGGCGCCAACAGCAGCGTCGATCTGTCGATGATCCCGATGTCTCTGGTTTCCAGTATTGAGGTGCTGAAAGACGGCGCGTCGGCCACCTACGGTGCCGACGCCGTGGCTGGGGTGGTCAACCTGATCACCAAGAAAGAATTCGACGGTCTGGAAATCGAGGGCAAATACGGCCAGACCGCACTGGGTGACGGCGAGGAAACTGTTCTCGACCTTACCTGGGGCGTGTCCGGCGACCGCGGCAACCTGATGGTAAACATGAGCTATCAGGACAACCAGGCCTCACCACTGGACGCCCGCGTCCCCTGTCCCCTGAATGACGACAGCGAGTGCAGCGGCAGCTCCTCCACCATCGGCGGCCGCGCCACCCTGCCCGCAGGCGCAGTGCTGGCAGACGGCACCGTGCTGACCGAAAACACCCGTATCAACTTCAACCAGGATCCGAATGGCGACGGCGATTTCTACGAGCGCTACGACGGGCTGAAGCACGGTTTCAACTACAACCCCTACTTCAATGCCGTGCAGCCGATCAAGCGCTTCAGCTTTACCACCCTCGGCAACTACGAGATTTCGGAATCCGCCACCCTGTTCACCGAGCTGATGTACACCAACCGCCAGTCCGGCCAGCCGGCCTCTCCCGGCAGCCTGGCCGACATCGCCTACAGCGCGGACCACCCCACCAACCCCACCGGTAGCGATTTCGTGCTGGAACGCCGGCGCCTATTAGAGAACGGCGCCCGCGATTTCTACCAGGAAGTGGATACCTGGCGCGTGGTCACCGGTATCGAAGGTGATATCAACGACAACTGGGGCTACGACGTGGCGCTGAACTGGGGCCGCAACACTGCCACCGACGGCATCGCCAACAACATCAACATGCAGCGCGTGGGCGAAACCCTGGATACCAACCTGTGCGGCATGAACGGCATCCCCTGTGGCGACTACCTGGGTTACGGTGATGTCACGCAAGAAGTGCTGGACTACATCGTATTCAGTCAGGAAGGCACCGGCGGCAACGAGCAGAAGAGCGTGAGTGCCAACATCAACGGTTCGCTGATGGAATTGCCCGCAGGCACCCTGGGTTTTGCCGCGGGTGTAGAGTGGCGTGAAGACAGCGGCTGGCGCCAGCCGGACTCCCTGGTTCAAGCGGGCTACGCGCTGGGGAACCAAGAAGATCCGATCAGCGGTTCTACCGAATCCCGCGAGGTCTACGCCGAGATATTGGTACCGCTGCTGGCGGACATGCCGCTGGTGCAGTCGCTGGATATGGACCTGGCCGTGCGCTACTCCGACTATGACCTGTTCGAGGGTGAGGACACCTACAAGGCCGGCCTGAACTGGCAGGTGAACGACATGCTGAAAGTGCGCGGCACCATGACCACCGCCTTCCGTGTGCCGAATATCCCGGAGCTGTTCGGCGGCGTGTCCGAGGGCAACCTCACCACCACCGATCCCTGTTCCGACTATGCCTCCCTGGATCCGTCCAGCACCCTGCACCAGAACTGTCGGGCAGCCGGTGTACCGCTGAACTACTCCCAGCTCGGTACCACCATCCTCACTGACCGTGGCGGCAACCCCGACCTCACCCCGGAGAGTGCAGAGACCTTCACTCTGGGTGTGGTACTGCAACCGCTGGACGGCCTATCGCTCACCGTGGACTACTTCGATATCGAGATCGATGACGCCATTCGGGAGGTGTCCGGTTCCACCAAACTGGCCATGTGTTACGAGTCTGCGGGCCTGAGCCACGCCTTCTGCGCACCGAACCAGCACACCCGCAACCCGGTCAACGGTGACGTGAATTACCTGTCCACACAGAAATTCAACACCGGTAACGAGATGATGCAGGGTATCGACTTCGGCGCCCTGTACGACTTCGACATGTTTGGCCTGTCGCACACTGCTGACTTCAAGGCGTCCTATCTAAAGGAATATGAAACCACCGCGTTCGATGGCGACGAGCCCTTCGTGCTCGACGGATTCATCGGCAGCGGCAACGGGGGCTTCCCGCACTGGCGCGCCAACGCGTCACTGACCACCCGCGGCAACCAGTGGAGCAGCACCTACTCGGTACGCATGATCGGTGAGGGGGATGACTTCAATGCGGACAGTGGTATCGGCTCCAGCATGCCCAACATCTTCTACCACAACGTGCAGTTCAACTACGACATGAACGACGCGCTGCGGATGAGTGTGGGCATCGACAACCTGTTCGACCAGGAGGCACCGCGGGTAGCCAGCTGGACCGATGGCAACACCGACACCATGACCTACGACCTGGCCGGCATGCGCAGCTACCTGCGTATGACCTACCGGTTCGACTGA
- a CDS encoding copper resistance system multicopper oxidase codes for MNKIREPQIALPALSRRRFVTGIAAGAALLGLPAGASSATPRANPTPQTLRGNQFDLHVNYLPVNFTGRERTAVATNGSVPAPILRWKEGETVTLNVTNHLAHDTSIHWHGIILPTGMDGVPGLSFNGIRPGETFTYQFELNQSGTYWYHSHSDFQEQQGHYGSIVIDPAEPDPVAYDRDYVVMLSDWSDESPHDIYAKLKKEGHYYNRRRRTAGDLWDEIRQKGVAQTWQDRKMWNEMRMSDRDISDVTGYTYTYLMNGQTPDGNWMAQFKRGEKVRLRFINGSAMSIFDIRIPGLKMTVVASDGQNIEPVTVDEFRIGVAETYDVVVEPVDDRAYTLFAQTIDRSGFARGTLTPHPELRAEVPAMDYAPVLTHRDMGMDHSGHNMGGMSGMDHSGHDMGSMNGMDHSGHDMSSMGGMDHSGHDMGSMSGMDHSQHAGMQSGNAGQYSLHGGRPELGGMQGVWFTDGLGRAGHGSNSPIVHLPSEYRYGVDMRSEMPGNGLNDPGIGLRDHDTRYGRRVLTYADIRNLTPTLDRREPTRELQLHLTGNMHRYMWSMDGIKFNDAEPLMLKYGERIRITLVNDTMMTHPIHLHGMWSELETGDSEYIPRKHTIIVQPGSQISYLVTADAYGRWAYHCHLLYHMPGMFREVRVV; via the coding sequence ATGAACAAAATCCGAGAACCCCAGATTGCACTACCGGCCCTGTCACGGCGGCGCTTTGTCACCGGGATCGCCGCGGGCGCGGCACTATTGGGCCTACCCGCGGGTGCAAGCAGCGCCACACCCCGTGCTAACCCAACACCGCAAACGCTGCGCGGCAACCAGTTTGATCTGCACGTGAATTATCTGCCGGTGAATTTCACCGGCCGCGAGCGCACCGCAGTCGCCACTAACGGCTCGGTGCCCGCCCCGATCTTGCGCTGGAAAGAAGGTGAAACGGTGACCCTCAATGTCACCAACCATCTAGCACATGATACTTCCATCCACTGGCACGGCATCATCCTTCCCACGGGTATGGACGGTGTGCCCGGGCTCAGCTTCAACGGTATCCGCCCCGGTGAAACCTTTACCTATCAGTTTGAACTGAACCAGAGCGGCACCTACTGGTACCACAGCCACTCGGACTTCCAGGAGCAACAGGGACATTACGGCTCCATCGTTATCGACCCGGCAGAGCCCGACCCAGTCGCCTATGATCGCGATTACGTGGTAATGCTCTCCGACTGGAGTGACGAATCCCCCCACGACATTTACGCCAAGCTCAAAAAAGAGGGGCACTACTACAATCGCCGACGTCGCACCGCCGGCGATCTGTGGGATGAGATCCGCCAGAAAGGGGTCGCCCAGACATGGCAGGACCGCAAGATGTGGAACGAGATGCGCATGTCCGACCGCGATATCTCCGACGTCACCGGTTACACCTATACCTACCTGATGAATGGCCAGACCCCGGATGGCAACTGGATGGCGCAATTCAAGCGGGGAGAGAAGGTCCGCTTGCGCTTTATCAACGGCTCCGCCATGTCGATTTTCGATATCCGGATTCCGGGGCTGAAGATGACGGTGGTGGCGAGCGACGGTCAGAACATCGAGCCGGTTACCGTGGATGAGTTCCGCATCGGCGTAGCGGAAACTTACGACGTCGTAGTTGAGCCGGTGGACGACCGCGCCTATACCCTCTTCGCCCAGACCATCGACCGCAGCGGTTTTGCCCGCGGCACCCTGACACCGCATCCGGAACTGCGCGCCGAAGTCCCGGCGATGGATTACGCCCCGGTCCTCACCCACCGCGATATGGGCATGGATCATTCCGGCCACAATATGGGCGGCATGAGTGGCATGGACCACAGCGGCCACGACATGGGCAGTATGAACGGCATGGACCACAGCGGCCACGACATGAGTAGCATGGGTGGCATGGACCACAGTGGCCACGATATGGGCAGCATGAGCGGCATGGATCACTCCCAGCACGCCGGCATGCAATCCGGTAACGCCGGGCAGTACAGCCTGCACGGTGGACGCCCCGAGCTCGGCGGCATGCAGGGCGTCTGGTTTACCGATGGCCTGGGCCGCGCCGGACACGGTAGCAACAGCCCCATCGTGCACCTGCCTAGCGAATACCGCTACGGCGTGGATATGCGCTCAGAGATGCCCGGCAACGGACTGAATGATCCCGGTATCGGCCTGCGCGATCACGATACCCGCTACGGTCGCCGGGTACTTACCTATGCGGATATCCGCAACCTTACCCCCACCCTCGACAGGCGCGAGCCCACCCGCGAGCTGCAACTGCATCTGACCGGCAATATGCACCGCTACATGTGGTCGATGGATGGGATCAAGTTCAACGATGCCGAACCCCTGATGCTGAAATACGGCGAGCGTATCCGCATCACCCTGGTGAACGACACCATGATGACGCACCCCATTCACCTGCACGGCATGTGGAGTGAACTGGAAACCGGCGACAGCGAGTACATCCCGCGCAAGCATACAATCATTGTGCAGCCGGGCTCCCAGATCAGTTATCTGGTGACTGCCGATGCCTACGGCCGCTGGGCCTACCACTGCCACCTGCTGTACCACATGCCCGGCATGTTCCGCGAAGTAAGAGTGGTATGA
- the nqrF gene encoding NADH:ubiquinone reductase (Na(+)-transporting) subunit F has protein sequence MNFIKIAHKWLSLVIGVQLALWLASGLAFALLDSSVVSGRHLAERHEAAPLSQREPLRAHAEIAGLYHDAGSAVVDIRLQPGFDRPVYRVQTTAGIELRDARSGNPLVIDAAMAATIAAHDYAGDDNLIGAPQRLSQPNMESRRHDGPVWRVDIADEGNTSLYISAADGRVLERRNDTWRLFDIFWMLHIMDYTERQDFNNPFVVIFGIGALLLSISGCVMLFSSFSRHDFNLLAKLRGSKVAVTLLDQAATPVQELALPSGVNLFDGLAASGVQLPSNCGGGGSCGLCLVQLDADAPITSSEKALLSAAQLAAGQRLACQQRAVAATRLTLDDSVLQAGAFTAEVQETRFLTPFIKEIRLTPQGQRPFGFRAGGFVQVEIPPHQLRLVDTPLDTQYSNDWQPWLGAAGSNHAAPLRRSYSMANAPQESTSASESILLNVRIQPPPAGQETLPAGAGSSYMFNLQPGDQVQLSGPFGSFHVQDSEREIILIGGGAGMAPLRSMIVDQLRNHGTQRPMRFWYGARNLREVFYAELFDELAQQHDNFQWQLGLSDPRPQDTWQGATGFISDIAADSYLRQHSDLGNCEFYLCGPPAMLRASIAMLKRLGVREEQIAFDDFGN, from the coding sequence ATGAATTTCATCAAGATCGCACACAAATGGCTGAGCCTGGTCATTGGCGTTCAGCTGGCACTGTGGCTGGCCAGCGGCCTCGCCTTCGCACTGCTCGACTCCAGTGTGGTCAGCGGCCGCCATCTGGCCGAGCGCCACGAGGCAGCGCCCCTTTCCCAGAGAGAGCCTCTGCGCGCCCACGCAGAAATCGCCGGCCTGTATCACGACGCCGGTAGTGCCGTAGTCGATATTCGCCTGCAGCCGGGCTTTGACCGTCCGGTATACCGGGTACAGACCACTGCAGGCATTGAATTGCGCGATGCCCGCAGCGGCAACCCGCTAGTGATTGACGCGGCGATGGCGGCCACCATTGCAGCGCACGACTACGCCGGTGACGACAACCTGATCGGTGCCCCGCAGCGTCTGTCGCAGCCGAACATGGAGTCCCGCCGTCACGATGGGCCCGTATGGCGTGTCGATATCGCAGACGAAGGCAATACCAGCCTGTATATCTCGGCGGCGGACGGCCGCGTACTCGAGCGCCGCAACGACACCTGGCGGCTGTTCGATATTTTCTGGATGCTGCACATCATGGATTACACCGAACGCCAGGATTTCAACAATCCGTTCGTTGTGATCTTCGGTATCGGCGCCCTGCTGCTGTCAATTTCCGGCTGTGTGATGTTGTTCTCCAGCTTCTCCCGCCACGACTTCAACCTGCTGGCGAAACTGCGCGGCAGCAAAGTGGCAGTAACCCTGCTCGATCAGGCCGCCACCCCGGTACAGGAACTGGCCTTGCCGAGCGGCGTCAACCTGTTTGACGGCCTCGCGGCCAGTGGCGTGCAGCTGCCGTCCAACTGTGGCGGTGGCGGCAGCTGTGGCCTGTGCCTGGTACAGCTCGATGCCGATGCGCCGATCACCAGCAGTGAGAAAGCCCTGCTGTCCGCGGCGCAACTGGCGGCCGGCCAGCGCCTCGCCTGCCAACAGCGTGCCGTGGCCGCCACCCGCCTGACACTGGATGACAGTGTATTGCAGGCCGGTGCCTTCACCGCCGAGGTACAGGAGACCCGCTTCCTGACGCCCTTCATCAAGGAAATCCGGTTGACGCCGCAAGGGCAGCGCCCGTTCGGCTTCCGCGCCGGCGGCTTTGTACAGGTGGAGATTCCGCCGCACCAGCTGCGCCTCGTCGACACGCCACTGGATACGCAGTACAGCAATGACTGGCAGCCCTGGCTGGGTGCCGCCGGCAGCAACCACGCAGCACCCCTGCGTCGCTCCTATTCCATGGCGAATGCGCCACAGGAAAGCACCAGCGCGAGTGAATCCATCCTGCTCAATGTGCGGATACAGCCCCCCCCCGCAGGACAGGAAACCCTGCCCGCAGGTGCCGGCTCCAGCTACATGTTCAATCTGCAGCCGGGCGACCAGGTCCAGCTGAGCGGCCCATTCGGCAGCTTCCATGTGCAGGACAGCGAGCGCGAGATCATCCTGATTGGCGGTGGTGCGGGTATGGCGCCGCTGCGCTCGATGATTGTCGACCAGTTACGCAATCACGGCACCCAGCGGCCAATGCGTTTCTGGTATGGCGCGCGCAATCTGCGCGAGGTGTTTTACGCCGAACTGTTCGATGAACTGGCGCAGCAGCACGACAACTTCCAGTGGCAACTGGGCCTGTCGGATCCGCGTCCGCAAGACACCTGGCAGGGTGCGACCGGCTTTATCAGCGATATCGCCGCGGACAGCTATCTGCGCCAGCATTCGGATCTCGGCAATTGCGAATTTTATCTGTGCGGACCGCCCGCCATGCTGCGCGCAAGCATCGCCATGCTGAAGCGACTCGGCGTGCGCGAAGAACAGATCGCGTTTGATGATTTCGGCAATTAA
- a CDS encoding copper resistance protein B produces the protein MNRKTLLALTLAAPLAHAAEESHTQHTHSMQDDEHAAHQHMGHGYPAPQEASAAAAPNLRHAPNEPDHVMDHEVLLTKVTIDQLEAREDDGSALEGSVWFGGDKHKAWFKTEVERAEGETEKAELQALYSRAIAPYWDIQMGVRHDFELESDSRNWGVLALNGLAPYFFEVDTSLFVGEDGETALRVEAEYELLFTQQWILSPEIEVNFFGQNTPETHTGSGLSDVEAGLRLRYEFTPQFAPYIGVNYEKKFGNTADFARDDGEATSEMTWVIGLHAWF, from the coding sequence ATGAACAGAAAAACCCTACTGGCATTAACCCTGGCGGCGCCGCTGGCGCACGCCGCGGAAGAATCGCACACACAGCACACCCATTCGATGCAGGACGATGAACACGCGGCCCATCAGCACATGGGGCACGGCTATCCGGCACCGCAAGAGGCCAGCGCAGCCGCTGCACCAAACCTCCGTCACGCCCCCAACGAACCCGATCACGTGATGGACCACGAGGTGCTACTGACCAAGGTCACCATCGACCAGCTGGAGGCACGCGAGGACGATGGCAGCGCGCTGGAAGGCAGCGTGTGGTTCGGCGGCGACAAGCACAAGGCATGGTTCAAGACGGAAGTCGAACGGGCGGAAGGCGAAACGGAAAAAGCCGAATTGCAGGCACTGTACAGCCGCGCCATTGCCCCCTACTGGGATATCCAGATGGGCGTGCGCCACGACTTCGAACTGGAAAGCGACAGTCGCAACTGGGGCGTCCTTGCCCTGAACGGGCTCGCGCCCTACTTCTTCGAGGTCGACACATCGCTGTTTGTCGGCGAGGACGGGGAGACCGCCCTACGTGTGGAGGCCGAGTACGAGCTCCTATTCACTCAGCAGTGGATTTTAAGTCCGGAAATTGAAGTGAATTTCTTCGGCCAGAACACACCTGAAACCCATACTGGGTCCGGACTTTCCGACGTTGAAGCCGGCCTACGCTTACGCTACGAATTCACTCCGCAGTTCGCGCCTTATATTGGTGTCAATTATGAGAAGAAATTCGGTAACACCGCGGACTTCGCCCGTGACGACGGCGAGGCCACCAGTGAAATGACCTGGGTAATCGGGCTGCACGCCTGGTTTTAG
- a CDS encoding YnfA family protein, whose amino-acid sequence MLILKTTGIYGVTALAEIVGCFLPYLWLRKGGSVWLLIPAAMSLAIFVWLLTLHPAASGRVYAAYGGIYVATALVWLRVVDGVKLSAFDWIGASVALLGMSIIVLGWQSKG is encoded by the coding sequence ATCTTGATTCTGAAAACAACGGGAATTTACGGAGTAACAGCCCTCGCAGAGATCGTCGGCTGCTTTCTGCCCTACCTTTGGCTGCGGAAAGGCGGGTCAGTGTGGCTGCTGATTCCGGCAGCGATGAGTCTGGCAATCTTCGTTTGGTTGCTCACATTACACCCGGCCGCGAGTGGTCGCGTCTACGCAGCCTATGGTGGCATCTATGTGGCTACTGCGCTGGTCTGGCTTCGAGTCGTAGATGGAGTAAAGCTGTCCGCCTTCGACTGGATAGGCGCCAGCGTTGCATTGCTCGGCATGTCAATCATAGTTTTGGGTTGGCAAAGCAAAGGATAG